Proteins from a single region of Streptomyces sp. HUAS 15-9:
- a CDS encoding ABC transporter permease yields MSVVPAEVLQGGAGAVKGPAKGPARGPAELAPAARLWPSLAAVYRAQLSRARVARIPLLFVATFQSIGIMVMMRGVVDTRVQAQFVVAGSSVVVVAYVALNLLSQYFGQLRAGGGLDHYATLPVPPASVVLGAAGAYASFTVPGTLVTAGFGCVLFGLPLTNLWILVAVIPLAGAALAGLGAAFGLLSTRLELATLLGQLGMSAALLLGVLPPDKMPEIVRLARDLLPSTYGVDAYARTFGAHPDWAFVVVDLGVCAAVGVVSLAAATWAYRRAAVR; encoded by the coding sequence GTGAGTGTCGTACCCGCCGAGGTTCTGCAGGGCGGTGCCGGGGCTGTGAAGGGGCCGGCGAAGGGCCCGGCGCGGGGCCCGGCCGAACTGGCGCCGGCCGCCAGGCTGTGGCCGTCGCTGGCCGCCGTGTACAGGGCGCAGCTGTCCCGCGCGCGGGTGGCGCGGATCCCGCTGCTGTTCGTGGCGACCTTTCAGTCGATCGGCATCATGGTCATGATGCGCGGGGTGGTGGACACCCGCGTCCAGGCCCAGTTCGTGGTGGCGGGCTCGTCGGTCGTGGTCGTGGCGTACGTCGCGCTGAACCTGCTCTCCCAGTACTTCGGGCAGCTGCGGGCCGGCGGCGGGCTCGACCACTACGCGACGCTGCCGGTGCCACCCGCGTCGGTGGTGCTCGGGGCGGCGGGGGCGTACGCGTCCTTCACCGTGCCGGGAACGCTGGTGACGGCCGGGTTCGGCTGTGTGCTCTTCGGACTGCCGCTGACCAACCTCTGGATCCTGGTGGCCGTGATCCCGCTGGCGGGTGCCGCGCTCGCCGGGCTCGGCGCCGCGTTCGGGTTGCTCTCGACGCGGCTCGAACTGGCCACGCTGCTCGGTCAGCTGGGCATGTCGGCGGCGCTGCTGCTCGGTGTGCTGCCGCCCGACAAGATGCCGGAGATCGTGCGGCTGGCCCGGGACCTGCTGCCTTCGACGTACGGCGTGGACGCCTATGCGCGGACCTTCGGGGCGCATCCTGACTGGGCGTTCGTCGTCGTTGACCTGGGCGTGTGCGCCGCCGTCGGGGTCGTCTCGCTGGCCGCCGCCACCTGGGCGTACCGGCGGGCCGCCGTCCGGTGA
- a CDS encoding oxidoreductase: MTEGAGLRAGDLPDDLTAAEAGMWQAFRNGSVYDLSSGDAVVDDPHGGHPWGPERTVRARIVCWLLLDGPPALAGRVSSLKLVGVRVTGALDLAGGTVMPYLELRDCRFDQEVLLPEARFTTARFVNCSVPRLEAARVHTEGDLHLPRCRFHNGVRLTDAHIGTDLLLNQAIVYRDRSGRSIAGDGMTVGQDLQAELLESHGELSLRGAKIGVSLSLRGARLLNPYSRLALNAPQLTVERTLYLTPAGVGSPLLSGTTPARGTRIQRFECQGGVRLDDGRFGDAVDLERARFTFTDDQELSLRRVQTPELRFLGDAPQRGKVVLSGARTVNLVDRAAGWPGPGNLHMGGFAYENLVPQGPFPLNRRLEWVAAATAEYNPEPYERLATVLRGAGEDEDAREVLLAKQRRRRETLPLAAKLWGYVQDWTVAYGYRPGRAAVWMAVLWAAGTLAFAHAGHPPMNPGGHPVWNPALFVLDLLLPVIDLGQVGQWQLRGGWQWLSAAMILLGWILATTVAAGATRLLRRG; the protein is encoded by the coding sequence GTGACCGAGGGGGCCGGCCTGCGCGCCGGGGACCTGCCGGACGATCTGACCGCCGCCGAGGCCGGCATGTGGCAGGCCTTCCGCAACGGCAGTGTGTACGACCTGAGCAGCGGGGACGCCGTGGTGGACGACCCGCACGGCGGTCACCCCTGGGGACCGGAGCGGACCGTGCGGGCGAGGATCGTGTGCTGGCTGCTGCTGGACGGTCCGCCCGCGCTGGCCGGCCGCGTGTCCTCGCTGAAGCTCGTCGGCGTGCGCGTCACCGGCGCCCTGGACCTGGCGGGCGGCACGGTCATGCCGTATCTGGAGCTGCGGGACTGCCGTTTCGACCAGGAGGTCCTGCTGCCGGAGGCCCGCTTCACGACCGCGCGGTTCGTGAACTGCTCGGTGCCCCGGCTGGAGGCGGCCCGGGTGCACACCGAGGGCGATCTGCATCTGCCGCGCTGCCGCTTCCACAACGGCGTCCGGCTGACCGACGCGCACATCGGCACGGATCTGCTGCTCAACCAGGCGATCGTGTACCGGGACCGCAGCGGCCGCTCGATCGCCGGGGACGGGATGACCGTGGGCCAGGACTTACAGGCGGAGCTCCTGGAGTCGCACGGTGAGCTGAGCCTGCGCGGCGCCAAGATCGGGGTCTCGCTGAGCCTGCGCGGCGCCCGGCTGCTCAACCCGTACTCGCGGCTCGCCCTGAACGCGCCCCAGCTGACGGTCGAACGCACGCTGTATCTGACCCCGGCCGGGGTGGGCAGCCCGCTGCTGAGCGGCACGACTCCCGCGCGCGGGACGCGGATCCAGCGCTTCGAGTGCCAGGGCGGGGTACGGCTGGACGACGGGCGGTTCGGCGACGCGGTCGACCTGGAGCGGGCGCGGTTCACCTTCACCGACGACCAGGAGCTGTCGCTGCGCCGGGTGCAGACGCCCGAGCTGCGCTTCCTCGGGGACGCGCCGCAGCGCGGCAAGGTGGTGCTGTCGGGCGCGCGGACCGTCAACCTCGTGGACCGCGCGGCCGGCTGGCCGGGGCCGGGCAATCTGCATATGGGCGGCTTCGCGTACGAGAACCTGGTGCCGCAGGGTCCGTTCCCGCTGAACCGGCGGCTGGAGTGGGTGGCGGCGGCGACCGCCGAGTACAACCCGGAGCCGTACGAGCGGCTCGCCACCGTGCTGCGCGGTGCCGGCGAGGACGAGGACGCCCGCGAGGTGCTGCTGGCCAAGCAGCGCCGGCGCCGCGAGACGCTGCCGCTGGCCGCCAAGCTGTGGGGGTACGTCCAGGACTGGACGGTGGCCTACGGCTACCGGCCGGGCCGGGCGGCCGTGTGGATGGCGGTGCTGTGGGCGGCGGGCACGCTGGCCTTCGCGCACGCCGGGCATCCGCCGATGAACCCCGGCGGGCACCCGGTCTGGAACCCGGCGCTGTTCGTCCTCGATCTGCTGCTGCCGGTGATAGACCTCGGCCAGGTGGGGCAGTGGCAGCTGCGCGGCGGCTGGCAGTGGCTGTCCGCGGCGATGATCCTGCTGGGCTGGATCCTGGCGACGACGGTGGCGGCGGGGGCGACACGGCTGCTCAGACGCGGCTAG
- a CDS encoding LON peptidase substrate-binding domain-containing protein translates to MTTVRLPLFPLNSVLFPGLVLPLNVFEERYRAMMRELLKTPEDEPRRFAVVAIRDGHEVAPSAPGMPDPTAMPERGPAAGFGTDPAKAFNAVGCVADAATIRERAGGTFEVLATGTTRVRLLSVDSSGAFLTADLEELPEEPGDEAGALAEGVLRAFRQYQKRLAGARERSLSTSAELPDEPAVVSYLVAAAMMLDTPTKQRLLQAPDTASRLRDELKLLRSETAIIRNLPSLPASDLTRGRTSLN, encoded by the coding sequence GTGACCACCGTCCGTCTCCCCCTCTTTCCGCTGAACTCGGTGCTGTTCCCGGGGCTCGTGCTCCCTCTGAACGTCTTCGAGGAGCGCTATCGCGCCATGATGCGCGAACTGCTGAAGACCCCCGAGGACGAGCCGCGCCGGTTCGCCGTCGTGGCGATCCGCGACGGCCACGAGGTGGCGCCGAGCGCACCGGGCATGCCGGACCCGACGGCCATGCCCGAGCGCGGACCGGCGGCGGGCTTCGGCACCGACCCGGCCAAGGCCTTCAACGCGGTGGGCTGTGTGGCCGACGCGGCGACCATCCGGGAGCGGGCGGGCGGCACCTTCGAGGTGCTGGCGACCGGTACGACCCGGGTGCGGCTGCTGTCGGTGGACTCCTCGGGCGCGTTTTTGACGGCCGACCTGGAGGAGCTGCCGGAGGAGCCGGGCGACGAGGCGGGCGCGCTGGCGGAGGGGGTGCTGCGCGCGTTCCGGCAGTACCAGAAGCGTCTGGCGGGCGCGCGGGAACGGTCCCTGTCCACGAGCGCGGAACTCCCGGACGAACCGGCGGTGGTCTCCTATCTCGTGGCGGCGGCGATGATGCTGGACACCCCGACGAAGCAGCGTCTGCTCCAGGCCCCGGACACGGCCTCCCGCCTGCGGGACGAGCTGAAACTCCTTCGCTCGGAGACGGCCATCATCCGTAACCTGCCGTCGTTGCCGGCGTCGGACCTGACGCGCGGCCGGACGAGTCTGAACTGA
- the ybaK gene encoding Cys-tRNA(Pro) deacylase, with protein MAKNPKKPKKQQQSGGTPATVALTAAGVDYTVHAYDHDPGHPSYGEEAAEAMGVSPDRVFKTLVADVDGRLTVAVVPVAGSLDLKALATAVGGKRAAMADPVLAERTTGYVRGGISPLGQRKKLPTVLDESASAHTTICVSAGRRGLEVELSPADLAGLTGATLAPIGRV; from the coding sequence ATGGCGAAGAATCCGAAGAAGCCGAAGAAGCAGCAGCAGTCCGGGGGCACCCCCGCGACGGTGGCGCTGACGGCCGCGGGCGTGGACTACACGGTCCACGCCTACGACCACGACCCCGGCCACCCCTCCTATGGCGAGGAGGCGGCCGAGGCGATGGGTGTCTCCCCCGACCGGGTCTTCAAGACACTGGTGGCGGACGTGGACGGCAGGCTGACGGTGGCCGTGGTCCCCGTGGCGGGCTCCCTGGACCTCAAGGCCCTGGCGACGGCCGTCGGGGGCAAGCGGGCGGCGATGGCGGACCCGGTCCTCGCCGAGCGCACGACGGGCTATGTCCGCGGCGGCATCTCCCCGCTGGGCCAGCGCAAGAAGCTCCCCACGGTCCTGGACGAGTCGGCCTCGGCGCACACCACGATCTGCGTGTCGGCGGGCCGCCGCGGTCTGGAGGTCGAGCTGTCCCCCGCGGACCTGGCCGGCCTCACCGGGGCGACGCTGGCCCCCATCGGACGCGTTTGA
- the hisD gene encoding histidinol dehydrogenase codes for MISRIDLRGDALPEGPALRDLLPRADFDVQAALEKVRPICEAVHHRGDAALIDFAEKFDGVRLESVRVPAQALADALESLDPAVRAALEESIRRARLVHRAQRRTTHTTQVVPGGSVTEKWVPVERVGLYAPGGRSVYPSSVIMNVVPAQEAGVGSVALASPAQADFGGLPHPTILAACALLGVDEVYAAGGATAVAMFAYGTESCAPANMVTGPGNIWVAAAKRFFTGRIGIDAEAGPTEIAVLADDTADPAHVAADLISQAEHDPLAAAVLVTDSVELADAVEKELEPQIAATRHIDDRIVPALRGRQSAIVLVDGVEEGLRVVDAYGAEHLEIQTADAAAVADRVKNAGAIFIGPWAPVSLGDYAAGSNHVLPTGGCACHSSGLSVQSFLRGIHIVDYTKDALAEVAHHVVTLAEAEDLPAHGAAIKARFGWKVPTSK; via the coding sequence GTGATCTCCCGAATCGATCTGCGCGGCGACGCCCTTCCCGAGGGACCCGCCCTGCGCGACCTGCTGCCCCGAGCCGACTTCGACGTTCAGGCCGCCCTCGAGAAGGTGCGTCCGATCTGCGAAGCCGTGCATCATCGGGGCGACGCGGCGCTGATCGACTTCGCGGAGAAGTTCGACGGCGTACGGCTCGAATCCGTACGGGTCCCGGCGCAGGCGCTCGCCGACGCCCTGGAGTCCCTCGACCCGGCCGTGCGCGCCGCCCTCGAGGAGTCCATCCGGCGCGCCCGTCTCGTGCACCGCGCCCAGCGCCGTACGACCCACACGACCCAGGTCGTGCCCGGCGGCTCGGTGACCGAGAAGTGGGTGCCCGTGGAGCGCGTCGGGCTGTACGCGCCCGGCGGCCGTTCCGTCTACCCCTCCTCCGTGATCATGAACGTGGTGCCCGCGCAGGAGGCGGGCGTCGGATCGGTCGCGCTGGCCTCACCGGCCCAGGCGGACTTCGGCGGCCTGCCGCACCCGACGATCCTCGCCGCGTGCGCGCTGCTCGGCGTCGACGAGGTGTACGCCGCGGGCGGCGCCACCGCTGTGGCGATGTTCGCGTACGGCACCGAGTCCTGCGCGCCCGCCAACATGGTCACCGGCCCCGGCAACATCTGGGTCGCCGCCGCCAAGCGCTTCTTCACCGGCAGGATCGGCATCGACGCGGAGGCCGGCCCCACCGAGATCGCCGTCCTCGCGGACGACACCGCCGACCCGGCGCACGTGGCCGCCGACCTGATCAGCCAGGCCGAGCACGACCCGCTCGCCGCGGCCGTGCTGGTCACCGACTCGGTCGAGCTGGCCGACGCGGTGGAGAAGGAACTGGAGCCGCAGATCGCGGCCACCAGGCACATCGACGACCGGATCGTCCCCGCGCTGCGCGGCAGGCAGTCCGCGATCGTGCTGGTCGACGGCGTCGAAGAGGGCCTTCGGGTGGTCGACGCGTACGGCGCGGAGCACCTGGAGATCCAGACGGCGGACGCGGCCGCGGTCGCCGACCGGGTCAAGAACGCCGGTGCGATCTTCATCGGCCCCTGGGCGCCAGTCTCGCTGGGCGACTACGCGGCAGGCTCCAACCACGTCCTGCCCACCGGCGGCTGCGCCTGCCACTCCTCGGGCCTGTCCGTCCAGTCCTTCCTGCGCGGCATCCACATCGTCGACTACACGAAGGACGCGCTGGCCGAGGTGGCGCACCACGTGGTGACACTGGCGGAGGCGGAGGACCTGCCTGCGCACGGCGCGGCGATCAAGGCAAGGTTCGGGTGGAAGGTACCGACGAGCAAGTGA
- a CDS encoding ABC transporter ATP-binding protein, giving the protein MCAVRGLTKTYAAVRGRRGVPDAPEVRATDAVELDVRRGEIFGLLGPNGAGKSTLVRQLTGLLRPDAGSVEILGHDIVRHPERASRILAYLGQESTALDELTVSLAVETTARLRGLDLGRARAERDAVLDELGLAPIAGRALKKLSGGQRRLACFATALVGERPLLVLDEPTTGMDPVARRAVWTAVDRRRAERGTTVLLVTHNVIEAETVLDRVAVIDGGRVIACDTPAGLKELVDGEVRVELVWRESAPLEVPEVARLRERAVEAGRRWTLRLAPEEARAAVATVTGGAAFAALDDFTLATPSLEDVYLALGGAARQGLVKA; this is encoded by the coding sequence GTGTGCGCGGTGCGTGGACTGACCAAAACCTACGCGGCCGTACGCGGACGACGCGGGGTGCCGGACGCGCCCGAGGTGCGGGCCACCGACGCGGTGGAGCTGGACGTCCGGCGCGGCGAGATCTTCGGACTGCTCGGGCCGAACGGGGCCGGCAAGTCCACCCTCGTACGCCAGCTGACCGGGCTGCTGCGGCCCGACGCCGGCAGCGTCGAGATCCTCGGCCACGACATCGTGCGCCACCCGGAGCGGGCCTCCCGCATCCTCGCCTACCTCGGCCAGGAATCCACCGCCCTCGACGAGCTGACGGTCTCCCTCGCCGTGGAGACCACCGCACGGCTGCGCGGCCTGGACCTCGGACGGGCGCGGGCCGAGCGGGACGCCGTGCTCGACGAGCTCGGGCTCGCCCCGATCGCCGGCCGGGCGCTGAAGAAGCTGTCCGGCGGGCAGCGGCGGCTCGCCTGCTTCGCCACCGCGCTGGTCGGGGAGCGGCCGCTGCTCGTGCTCGACGAGCCGACCACCGGCATGGACCCGGTGGCCCGGCGCGCCGTGTGGACGGCCGTCGACCGGCGGCGCGCCGAGCGCGGCACGACCGTGCTGCTCGTCACCCACAACGTCATCGAGGCCGAGACCGTGCTCGACCGGGTCGCCGTCATCGACGGGGGCCGGGTCATCGCCTGTGACACGCCGGCCGGGCTCAAGGAGCTGGTCGACGGCGAGGTGCGCGTCGAGCTGGTCTGGCGGGAGAGCGCGCCGCTGGAGGTGCCCGAGGTCGCCCGGCTGCGGGAGCGGGCCGTGGAGGCCGGCCGCCGCTGGACCCTGCGGCTGGCTCCCGAGGAGGCCCGCGCCGCTGTCGCCACGGTGACCGGCGGGGCCGCGTTCGCCGCCCTGGACGACTTCACGCTCGCCACACCCAGCCTGGAGGACGTGTATCTGGCGCTCGGCGGCGCCGCACGGCAGGGGCTGGTGAAGGCGTGA
- a CDS encoding AAA family ATPase produces MTAPLTPPPPPHDQSPHQTWQAPPPAGAAGGAYEQDGPGMKTEVRDAAVITVAMALGGVLLGLLWLWLAPHVPLVGDQVGRGWVVYIKDTEGEQAIGVDGTFTLLALAFGAVSAVVVFLLRRRGGVPLVVALTVGGLLGALLAWRLGVWLGPTQNVLAHAKEAGKGVTFSAPLKLGTKGALLAWPVAALVVHLGLTALFGPRDPDPYEEGPYLQGPYAAPPA; encoded by the coding sequence GTGACCGCACCGCTGACTCCGCCTCCGCCGCCGCACGACCAGTCTCCGCACCAGACCTGGCAGGCGCCGCCGCCCGCCGGGGCGGCAGGAGGCGCGTACGAACAGGACGGTCCCGGAATGAAGACCGAAGTGCGCGACGCGGCCGTGATCACGGTGGCGATGGCGCTCGGCGGGGTGCTGCTCGGTCTGCTGTGGCTGTGGCTGGCTCCGCATGTGCCGCTGGTCGGGGACCAGGTGGGCCGGGGTTGGGTCGTCTACATCAAGGACACCGAGGGGGAGCAGGCGATCGGGGTGGACGGAACGTTCACGCTGCTCGCCCTGGCCTTCGGAGCGGTCAGCGCGGTCGTCGTCTTCCTGCTGCGGCGGCGCGGCGGTGTGCCGCTGGTGGTGGCGCTGACCGTCGGCGGGCTGCTCGGGGCGTTGCTCGCCTGGCGGCTCGGGGTGTGGCTGGGGCCCACCCAGAACGTCCTCGCCCACGCCAAGGAGGCCGGCAAGGGCGTGACCTTCTCGGCACCGCTGAAGCTGGGCACGAAGGGCGCGCTGCTGGCCTGGCCGGTGGCCGCGCTGGTGGTGCACCTCGGCCTCACGGCGCTGTTCGGCCCACGGGACCCGGACCCGTACGAGGAGGGCCCGTACCTGCAGGGGCCGTACGCGGCGCCGCCTGCGTAG
- a CDS encoding NYN domain-containing protein: MDRCIVLVDAGYLLGAAASLLAGEPSRSRITVDHTALIQALRERAEADTERPLLRIYWFDGAPDRVPQPEHRRLRVMPRVTVRLGALTRSDGRWAQKGVDAAMHAELTELARNRACSDVVLVTGDGDLLPGMMAAKEHGVAVHLWAVQAADGDYNQSEDLVAEADERRVLDRTWITKAVRAKELTGICAPPPAPRPEIAAILSAPLPESSLAPAAERPPEEGEHAPAAAVSDNGTQERVPAKGVPTPKDLAALRAPGTQPAPHPATATLRWSSDKGWVDRPGVAAEPAEVAAMPMLAQLTTAEQRWADREEDITTVGGDPYEVGQVFARRWISRLSDQSHLQKLSGMYPRIPHRIDGELLRYAARFGLLAHKDDQIDEHDRYAIRAGFWREIDVPTAAEHAPAGE, encoded by the coding sequence GTGGACCGATGCATCGTCCTGGTGGACGCCGGGTATCTGCTGGGGGCCGCGGCCAGCCTCCTCGCCGGAGAACCCTCCCGCTCCCGCATCACCGTGGACCACACCGCGCTCATCCAGGCGCTGCGCGAGCGCGCCGAGGCCGACACCGAGCGGCCGCTGCTGCGCATCTACTGGTTCGACGGCGCCCCCGACCGCGTCCCCCAACCGGAGCACCGCAGGCTGCGCGTGATGCCCCGGGTCACCGTCCGGCTGGGCGCACTGACCCGCAGCGACGGACGCTGGGCGCAGAAGGGCGTGGACGCCGCCATGCACGCCGAGCTGACCGAACTGGCCCGCAACCGCGCCTGCTCCGACGTCGTCCTGGTCACCGGCGACGGCGACCTGCTGCCCGGCATGATGGCAGCCAAGGAGCACGGAGTCGCCGTCCACCTGTGGGCCGTACAGGCCGCCGACGGCGACTACAACCAGTCCGAGGACCTGGTCGCCGAGGCCGACGAACGGCGCGTCCTGGACCGTACGTGGATCACCAAGGCCGTACGCGCCAAGGAGCTCACCGGCATCTGCGCGCCGCCGCCCGCGCCCCGCCCCGAGATCGCGGCGATCCTCTCCGCGCCGCTGCCCGAGTCCTCCCTCGCCCCGGCCGCCGAGCGGCCACCGGAGGAGGGCGAACACGCGCCCGCCGCCGCGGTCTCGGACAACGGCACCCAGGAGCGGGTGCCGGCCAAGGGCGTGCCCACCCCCAAGGACCTCGCCGCGCTGCGCGCCCCCGGCACCCAGCCCGCCCCGCACCCGGCGACCGCGACCCTGCGCTGGTCCTCCGACAAGGGCTGGGTGGACCGGCCGGGCGTGGCCGCGGAGCCGGCCGAGGTCGCCGCCATGCCGATGCTCGCCCAGCTGACCACCGCCGAGCAGCGGTGGGCCGACCGGGAGGAGGACATCACCACGGTCGGCGGTGACCCGTACGAGGTGGGACAGGTCTTCGCCCGGCGGTGGATCTCCCGGCTGAGCGACCAGAGCCATCTGCAGAAGCTGTCCGGCATGTATCCGCGCATCCCGCACCGCATCGACGGCGAGCTGCTGCGCTACGCGGCCCGCTTCGGGCTGCTGGCCCACAAGGACGACCAGATCGACGAGCACGACCGTTACGCCATCCGGGCAGGCTTCTGGCGGGAGATCGACGTCCCCACGGCCGCGGAGCACGCGCCTGCTGGAGAATGA